Proteins encoded within one genomic window of Glycine soja cultivar W05 chromosome 1, ASM419377v2, whole genome shotgun sequence:
- the LOC114417005 gene encoding uncharacterized protein LOC114417005 yields the protein MWQMTGFPSRRGRAATINTAPPLHTSERHHKSLITSKKPGLANLLTLMRCSKRHILEKRTTPKWIRDQNKPMETFKRNCRKAPVMGHMPLTLHQELNCGLMMLEASLKDVFMELETCPPIIGLVWNN from the exons ATGTGGCAGATGACAGGGTTCCCGTCGCGCCGAGGCAGAGCAGCTACAATCAACACCGCGCCACCACTGCACACCTCGGAGCGCCACCACAAATCCCTCATAACTTCGAAAAAACCTG GTTTGGCTAACCTCCTCACATTGATGAGGTGTTCAAAGAGACACATATTAGAAAAAAGGACAACACCTAAGTGGATAAGAGATCAGAACAAACCTAT ggAGACTTTCAAAAGAAATTGCAGGAAGGCTCCAGTGATGGGACACATGCCATTAACCCTGCATCAAGAGTTAAATTGTGGGCTGATGATGTTGGAGGCAAGTCTCAAGGACGTCTTTATGGAGCTGGAGACATGTCCTCCCATTATAGGTCTGGTGTGGAATAACTAA